In Chitinophaga sp. HK235, a single window of DNA contains:
- a CDS encoding SDR family oxidoreductase → MKSLKGKTVLVTGASSGIGEAFAKQFAAYGCHLVLTARSGDKLHQTARELSSAYGIQATVITADLSRPGAGKELAAAIWQQQLEIDILINNAGFGKWAGFLHETPETYQDMIQLNTTTIVELSHLFLPYMLKKKSGGIINIGSTGSFQPAPYIAVYCATKAFVLSFSEALYGEYRDNGVTVTAVCPGNTETAFFRVANANTKGMPAATPEQVASEGVRAFLKGKNYIVTGGWSNYLQSLSSRFLPRKAVIGIVASMFKNRVSHG, encoded by the coding sequence ATGAAATCACTTAAAGGTAAAACTGTATTGGTCACCGGAGCCTCATCCGGTATAGGAGAAGCATTTGCAAAACAATTTGCGGCATATGGCTGTCATCTGGTGCTTACCGCCCGTTCCGGTGACAAGCTTCATCAGACGGCCCGGGAGCTGAGTAGCGCCTATGGTATACAGGCCACAGTCATCACAGCTGACCTGAGCAGACCTGGTGCAGGCAAGGAGCTGGCCGCGGCCATCTGGCAGCAGCAGCTGGAAATCGATATACTCATCAACAATGCCGGCTTCGGTAAATGGGCTGGTTTTCTGCATGAAACGCCGGAGACCTATCAGGACATGATACAACTCAACACCACCACTATCGTAGAGCTCTCCCACCTGTTTCTGCCTTATATGCTGAAGAAAAAAAGCGGTGGCATTATCAACATAGGCTCTACTGGCTCTTTCCAGCCTGCACCTTATATCGCAGTGTATTGTGCCACCAAAGCCTTTGTACTTAGTTTTTCCGAAGCCCTGTACGGCGAATACCGGGACAATGGCGTTACCGTTACCGCAGTATGTCCGGGTAATACAGAGACTGCTTTTTTCAGGGTGGCCAATGCCAATACCAAAGGGATGCCAGCCGCAACTCCTGAACAGGTGGCCAGCGAAGGTGTAAGGGCTTTCCTGAAAGGTAAAAACTATATTGTCACCGGTGGATGGAGCAACTACCTGCAGTCGCTTTCCTCCCGCTTCCTTCCCCGTAAAGCTGTTATTGGGATTGTGGCCAGCATGTTCAAAAACAGGGTAAGCCATGGCTGA
- a CDS encoding efflux RND transporter periplasmic adaptor subunit: MKKFLIIALAVFMAVACKQKTATYTVQSRPLNEAVYASGEIMPEAYYFLKSNAADLLMKVMVKEGDAVHKNEVLAVLGTPSQLTQEDIQHSQVALAGKNAQPGSSSLSELQKRIALAKAQQEQDALNADRYTELAKSQAVSEKDAEQARMQAASSATAYKTLQEQYLTQQHELTGKLLQARQQLAATSQGREGKVLKSPVDGYVYKVYLKEGELAQLNDPVLMVGLPGQFKLELLVDERDISHVKIGQKVYFETDVYKGKQFVASVNKIIPLLQKESRSFQVEAAVQDTAQFYPQSSVEANILVREHVTVLVVPADYLLKGDSVYLLQGSKLHKTAILTGIRNGSWVEVKSGLKAGDVIAIKE; the protein is encoded by the coding sequence ATGAAAAAGTTTTTGATCATAGCACTCGCTGTTTTCATGGCTGTTGCCTGCAAACAAAAAACCGCTACCTATACGGTACAGTCACGCCCCCTGAACGAAGCGGTATACGCTTCGGGAGAGATCATGCCTGAAGCCTATTATTTCCTGAAGTCCAATGCAGCCGACCTGCTGATGAAAGTGATGGTGAAAGAAGGTGACGCGGTCCATAAAAATGAAGTGCTGGCTGTATTAGGCACTCCCAGCCAGTTGACACAGGAAGACATTCAGCACAGCCAGGTAGCTCTGGCCGGTAAAAATGCACAGCCAGGCTCTTCATCGCTCAGTGAGCTGCAAAAACGTATCGCCCTGGCCAAAGCCCAACAGGAACAGGACGCCCTGAATGCTGACCGTTATACTGAGTTGGCCAAAAGCCAGGCTGTTTCCGAAAAAGATGCAGAACAGGCCCGGATGCAGGCAGCCAGCAGCGCTACAGCATACAAGACATTACAGGAACAATATCTTACTCAGCAACATGAACTGACCGGGAAACTACTACAGGCCCGTCAGCAGCTGGCCGCTACCAGTCAGGGCCGGGAAGGCAAAGTATTAAAAAGTCCGGTTGACGGATATGTATACAAGGTTTATCTCAAAGAAGGAGAACTCGCACAACTGAATGATCCCGTGCTTATGGTGGGTTTACCAGGACAATTCAAACTGGAACTGCTGGTAGATGAACGTGATATCAGCCATGTGAAGATTGGCCAGAAAGTATATTTTGAAACAGACGTATATAAAGGCAAACAGTTTGTGGCAAGTGTCAACAAGATCATTCCACTGCTGCAAAAAGAAAGCCGCAGCTTTCAGGTAGAAGCAGCCGTACAGGATACAGCGCAATTCTACCCTCAATCGTCTGTAGAAGCGAACATCCTTGTGCGGGAACATGTCACCGTATTGGTAGTACCTGCAGACTACCTGCTGAAAGGTGACAGCGTATACCTGCTACAAGGCAGCAAACTTCACAAAACAGCTATCCTTACTGGTATCCGTAACGGCAGCTGGGTGGAAGTTAAATCAGGTCTCAAAGCCGGTGATGTGATCGCTATAAAAGAATGA
- a CDS encoding PLP-dependent aminotransferase family protein: protein MMTKDYKYQHIAQNITRLIKTGVLKPGDKLPSIRTICQEQGISMNTAKRVYLELESKALIISRPQSGYFVAQVPLRQLPLPATSHPSGKDSRPLPVQLVSHVYKDMGKKNLTLFSIGIPAPELLPVAKLNKCLLKASRELKESSVGYESLQGNEKLRRAIARRSFMWGGSLSPDDIITTSGGMNAISLCMMALTKSGDTIATESPLYPGILQLAQSLGLRVLELPTHPQTGIDLQALKTVVKEIDLCLLVTNFSTPLGCCMPDENKKAVVELLEKHHVPLIEDDIYGDLYFGPSRPVSCKSFDKTGNVLWCSSVSKTLAPGYRVGWVSPGRYKEQLLRLKHLHVLSNTTITQEAVAGFLESGGYDHHLRRLRDILQTNCIHYTNTIASCFPAGTRISRPQGGLSLWVELQKGTDAAVLYEAAIRQKISIAPGRMFTLQKQFDNCMRLSLGLPWTEQLQRRLQQLGKIAGQL, encoded by the coding sequence ATGATGACCAAAGATTACAAATACCAGCATATAGCGCAGAACATTACCCGACTGATAAAAACCGGTGTATTAAAGCCCGGGGATAAACTTCCATCCATCCGCACTATCTGCCAGGAACAGGGGATCAGTATGAATACGGCCAAACGGGTATATCTGGAACTGGAGAGCAAGGCGCTGATCATATCACGGCCACAATCCGGATATTTTGTAGCACAGGTACCACTGAGGCAGCTGCCACTGCCGGCAACAAGCCATCCATCCGGCAAAGACAGCCGTCCCCTGCCGGTACAGCTGGTCAGCCATGTTTACAAAGACATGGGCAAAAAGAACCTGACCCTTTTCTCCATCGGTATACCAGCGCCGGAACTGCTGCCAGTGGCCAAACTCAACAAATGTCTGCTCAAGGCTTCAAGGGAGTTGAAAGAAAGCAGCGTTGGTTACGAGTCCTTACAGGGCAACGAAAAACTACGACGGGCCATTGCACGCCGTTCTTTCATGTGGGGCGGCAGTCTCAGCCCGGATGATATTATTACCACCAGTGGTGGCATGAATGCCATCAGCCTGTGTATGATGGCCCTTACCAAAAGCGGTGACACTATCGCTACAGAGAGTCCGCTATACCCTGGCATACTGCAGTTGGCGCAGAGTCTGGGTCTGCGGGTATTAGAACTGCCTACTCATCCGCAAACCGGTATAGACCTGCAGGCGCTGAAGACTGTTGTAAAAGAAATCGATCTCTGTTTGCTGGTGACCAATTTCAGTACACCACTGGGCTGCTGTATGCCCGATGAAAATAAAAAGGCGGTAGTGGAGCTGCTGGAGAAACATCATGTTCCCCTGATAGAAGATGATATTTACGGTGACCTTTACTTTGGGCCATCACGGCCTGTTTCCTGTAAATCGTTTGATAAAACAGGTAACGTATTATGGTGTAGTTCCGTTTCCAAAACATTGGCACCGGGTTATCGCGTGGGCTGGGTTTCTCCGGGCAGATATAAGGAACAGCTACTCAGATTAAAACATCTTCATGTGCTTTCCAACACCACCATCACACAGGAGGCTGTAGCCGGTTTTCTGGAAAGCGGCGGTTATGATCATCACCTGCGCAGATTAAGAGACATCCTGCAAACTAACTGTATACACTATACGAATACCATTGCCTCCTGTTTTCCGGCAGGTACCCGTATATCGCGGCCACAGGGCGGTCTTTCGCTGTGGGTGGAGCTGCAGAAGGGAACAGATGCAGCGGTGCTTTACGAGGCTGCTATCAGACAGAAGATTAGTATTGCACCAGGACGTATGTTTACCTTGCAAAAACAGTTTGACAACTGTATGCGCCTGTCACTCGGGCTGCCCTGGACGGAGCAGCTGCAGCGGAGATTACAGCAACTAGGCAAGATTGCAGGGCAACTGTAG
- a CDS encoding ABC transporter permease: MKLFTNIKLAASIALTHMRARLKQTIIATVGVTFGITVFIFLVSFIQGSNDFVKAVAFEQSPHLRLYNEVQTASESVLDKAEPHAINIVAHVKPKDILLNLKDGRQIVQELQQDPRVAAISGSISSQVFYRLGSSTINGSINGIRFEEENALFHLQAKLLDGSFQDLATLPNSLVLGVGLAKRLNVKTGDRLEVTTEKGNNFSIKVVGIFKTGMTDIDKQQSYASLNTVQRFLEVPASYITDIKIKLHDMELAPEMSRELQDKYSFHGSDWKQDNAALLEGDALRNMIVYGVAITILLVAGFGIFNILTMMIYEKMKDIAILKAMGFSDADIRRIFLIQALIIGITGSLMGLVFGFLAAYGISKMPYKSDVMITLDHMPVSFSIVYYVTGFTFGILTTTLAGYLPSRKAANVDPITILRG, encoded by the coding sequence ATGAAACTGTTTACCAACATAAAACTGGCCGCCTCTATTGCCCTCACGCATATGCGGGCCAGGCTGAAACAAACCATCATTGCCACGGTGGGCGTCACCTTTGGCATTACCGTGTTTATCTTCCTGGTCAGCTTTATACAGGGCTCCAATGATTTTGTGAAGGCCGTGGCCTTTGAACAATCACCGCACCTCCGCCTGTACAACGAAGTACAGACCGCATCCGAAAGTGTATTGGACAAGGCTGAGCCGCATGCCATCAACATCGTGGCCCATGTGAAACCCAAAGATATCCTGCTCAACCTGAAAGACGGCCGGCAGATTGTGCAGGAGCTGCAACAGGACCCGCGCGTAGCCGCTATCTCCGGATCCATCAGCAGCCAGGTCTTTTACCGCCTCGGCTCCAGTACAATCAACGGCTCCATCAATGGTATCCGCTTTGAAGAAGAGAATGCCCTCTTTCATCTTCAGGCCAAACTGCTGGACGGCAGCTTTCAAGACCTGGCTACGCTGCCCAACAGCCTGGTATTAGGCGTAGGACTGGCCAAACGCCTTAATGTAAAAACAGGCGACCGGCTGGAAGTGACCACTGAAAAGGGCAACAACTTTTCCATAAAAGTGGTGGGCATCTTCAAAACAGGCATGACAGACATCGACAAACAGCAGAGTTATGCCAGCCTCAATACCGTGCAGCGTTTTCTGGAAGTGCCAGCCTCCTATATCACCGACATCAAAATAAAACTGCATGATATGGAGCTGGCTCCGGAGATGAGCCGGGAACTGCAGGACAAATACAGCTTTCACGGCTCAGATTGGAAGCAGGACAATGCCGCACTGCTGGAAGGTGATGCGCTCCGTAATATGATCGTTTACGGTGTGGCCATCACCATTTTGCTGGTAGCCGGTTTCGGTATCTTCAACATCCTCACCATGATGATCTATGAAAAAATGAAAGACATTGCTATTTTAAAAGCCATGGGTTTCTCTGATGCTGATATCCGCCGGATCTTCCTGATACAAGCCCTGATCATCGGTATAACCGGCTCTTTGATGGGGCTGGTATTTGGTTTCCTTGCCGCCTATGGCATATCCAAAATGCCTTATAAGAGTGATGTGATGATCACACTGGACCATATGCCCGTCAGCTTCAGTATCGTATATTACGTTACCGGCTTTACTTTCGGTATTCTCACCACTACCCTGGCGGGCTACCTGCCTTCCCGCAAAGCCGCCAATGTAGATCCTATCACTATTTTAAGAGGATGA
- a CDS encoding alpha/beta fold hydrolase: MKQSMILLHGLFGGLSNWHGVVQNFESRYDIHIPPLPIFDQHNQDNLEYLVNFLDNYIQQHQLEKLILIGNSLGGHVAILYTHRHPEMVDKLILTGSSGLYENNSLGSFPKRGNYNYIRERVAYTFYDPATATDALVDEVFNTTSNAAKCMRIVRMAKSAQRNYVGPLLPEIPTNTLLIWGEDDKISPPDVAHEFLQFLPNASLVMLPKCGHAPMMELPELFNDALERFLLSQG; this comes from the coding sequence ATGAAGCAAAGCATGATCTTGTTGCATGGTCTTTTTGGCGGGCTTAGTAACTGGCACGGAGTAGTTCAGAATTTTGAATCACGCTATGACATTCACATTCCGCCATTACCTATTTTCGACCAGCATAACCAGGACAATCTCGAATACCTGGTCAACTTCCTGGATAACTATATACAGCAACATCAACTGGAAAAGTTAATACTGATAGGCAATTCCCTTGGGGGCCATGTCGCGATCCTTTATACTCACCGGCATCCGGAGATGGTCGATAAACTAATACTGACCGGCAGCTCCGGCCTTTACGAAAACAATAGCCTGGGCAGCTTTCCCAAACGAGGCAACTATAACTATATCCGGGAACGGGTAGCCTACACGTTCTATGATCCAGCCACTGCAACCGATGCACTGGTAGATGAGGTCTTCAACACTACCTCCAATGCCGCCAAATGCATGCGTATCGTCCGTATGGCCAAATCAGCCCAACGCAATTATGTCGGACCTTTATTGCCAGAGATACCCACCAACACTTTACTGATATGGGGAGAAGATGACAAGATCTCGCCCCCGGATGTAGCACACGAATTTTTACAGTTCCTGCCTAACGCCTCACTGGTGATGCTGCCTAAATGCGGCCATGCCCCTATGATGGAGCTTCCTGAATTATTTAATGACGCACTGGAGCGTTTTCTTCTCTCCCAGGGCTAA
- a CDS encoding Crp/Fnr family transcriptional regulator: MITSYLPSYYDGLMKKYPVVTQEEWQLLDSIAVIKHIRKGDSFLRYGKVARYSAFVISGLFKFSILDEEGTEKIIRFGFPDDFLANCESYNKKAPSAISITAMEDSVILRINIKRLQPLYNLHMNLLHVNLQLFQEISEQQTEHQHILSLKSPLQRYRFLLERRPAIVQKISLTNIARYLYISREALSRARLYLLDQNRNFCD, encoded by the coding sequence ATGATAACATCCTATCTACCTTCCTATTATGACGGATTGATGAAAAAATATCCGGTGGTGACACAAGAAGAATGGCAGTTGCTGGACAGCATCGCTGTAATTAAACATATCCGTAAAGGAGATTCCTTCCTCCGCTATGGTAAAGTAGCACGTTATTCCGCTTTTGTGATTTCCGGTCTGTTCAAATTTTCCATCCTGGATGAAGAAGGAACAGAAAAAATCATCCGTTTTGGTTTCCCCGATGACTTTCTGGCCAACTGTGAGAGCTACAATAAAAAAGCGCCTTCCGCAATCAGCATTACCGCCATGGAAGATTCCGTAATATTGCGGATCAATATCAAAAGGCTGCAGCCCTTGTATAATCTGCATATGAACCTGTTGCATGTCAACCTCCAGCTGTTTCAGGAAATATCTGAACAACAAACGGAACATCAGCATATCCTGTCTTTAAAAAGTCCACTGCAGCGGTACCGCTTCTTACTGGAAAGACGCCCGGCCATTGTTCAGAAAATATCACTCACCAACATCGCCCGATACCTGTATATCAGTCGCGAAGCCTTGAGCAGAGCGCGTTTATACCTGCTGGACCAGAACCGTAACTTTTGTGATTGA
- a CDS encoding TolC family protein, with translation MKKSIILHLLVTYAIGSAGQSMPSKDTAAPATTWDLQQCLDYANSHNNELLSKAHSVNAAILDSKAALLKLAPDITIRAEVDNYWKIPVQVFPGELVGQPSGTFVPIRMGTPWMGNYGADADLPLADLQTWQNIKLARLQQQSGQSEYRALQRSLLKNVRMAYYNVQQQMEYLDVCNRLYGNYHQIHDLITLQLNRGFTDKITFNQSATLLKTRQEAVDKAQVGLEEACLDLRFWMGYPLNGRLTIAPATALPPLEISGYNTIQLPDYEAEQLKVQVAKQQYRNAYTALYPTLHFKASYQQLGFGDHLNFITHSPWFTVGYAGIALRLPLSAANFSNRPRNQKALWLAAATRFKHYTSEQEKKYLDEKLLLEKASRDIQRQKENIRLSEENETLSSQKISKGIIDMIQLREVQQDLYDAQTKLNEAWMDFYKHFTELNYLQNQ, from the coding sequence ATGAAAAAAAGTATCATTTTACATTTGCTGGTTACCTATGCCATAGGATCAGCAGGGCAATCCATGCCCTCAAAGGATACAGCCGCACCTGCCACCACCTGGGATCTACAGCAATGCCTGGATTATGCCAACAGCCACAACAACGAACTCCTCAGCAAAGCCCATTCCGTTAACGCCGCCATCCTGGATAGCAAAGCAGCCTTATTAAAACTAGCTCCCGACATCACCATCAGGGCTGAGGTAGACAACTACTGGAAGATACCTGTACAGGTATTTCCAGGCGAATTGGTTGGCCAGCCTTCCGGCACGTTTGTACCCATAAGGATGGGAACCCCGTGGATGGGCAACTATGGCGCAGATGCAGACCTTCCGCTGGCAGACCTGCAGACATGGCAAAATATCAAACTGGCCAGACTGCAACAACAGTCCGGCCAGAGCGAATACCGCGCCCTGCAACGCAGCCTGCTGAAAAACGTACGGATGGCCTACTACAACGTGCAGCAACAAATGGAATACCTGGACGTATGTAACCGCCTCTATGGGAACTATCACCAGATCCATGATCTGATTACCCTTCAGCTCAATAGGGGTTTTACGGATAAAATCACTTTTAACCAATCGGCCACCTTGCTGAAAACCAGGCAGGAAGCAGTAGACAAAGCACAGGTAGGCCTGGAGGAAGCCTGCCTCGACCTCCGGTTCTGGATGGGTTATCCACTGAATGGCAGATTAACTATTGCTCCTGCAACAGCTTTGCCGCCGCTGGAAATCAGCGGCTACAATACCATACAGCTCCCCGATTACGAAGCAGAGCAACTGAAGGTGCAGGTAGCTAAACAACAGTACCGTAATGCCTATACAGCCCTCTACCCCACCCTGCATTTCAAAGCTTCCTACCAGCAGCTGGGTTTCGGTGATCATCTCAATTTTATTACCCACTCGCCCTGGTTTACCGTAGGTTATGCCGGTATAGCATTACGCCTTCCACTGTCAGCAGCCAATTTCTCCAACCGGCCCCGTAACCAGAAAGCCTTGTGGCTGGCTGCCGCTACGCGGTTCAAACATTACACATCCGAACAGGAGAAAAAATATCTGGACGAAAAATTACTACTGGAAAAAGCTTCACGTGACATACAACGGCAAAAGGAAAACATACGCTTGTCAGAAGAAAATGAAACACTCAGCAGTCAGAAAATCAGCAAGGGTATCATCGATATGATACAGCTCAGAGAAGTACAGCAGGACCTGTATGATGCGCAAACCAAGCTGAATGAAGCCTGGATGGACTTTTACAAACACTTCACTGAACTTAACTACTTACAAAATCAATAA
- a CDS encoding NAD-dependent epimerase/dehydratase family protein, whose protein sequence is MSNTRQLKVIVTGASGMVGEGVMHECLQHPQVEEVLVINRRPSGIVHPKLKEIVHQDFFNLSPIADQLRDYDACYFCLGVSSVGMAKQQYYRLTYTLTMHVAETLSRRNSNMIFCYISGAGTDSSEQGRSAWARVKGKTENDLLKLPFKKVYAFRPGFIKPTKGLKHGHAFYRYINWLFPIGRALFPSGFCTLAELGRAMINITLYGYGRQIIEGKDIIALAGTPI, encoded by the coding sequence ATGAGCAATACCCGGCAACTCAAAGTAATTGTTACCGGTGCGAGCGGCATGGTGGGTGAAGGCGTGATGCATGAATGTCTGCAGCATCCGCAGGTGGAAGAAGTACTGGTCATCAACCGCAGGCCCTCCGGCATCGTACACCCCAAGTTAAAAGAGATCGTCCATCAGGACTTTTTTAATCTTTCTCCCATTGCAGATCAGTTGCGGGATTATGATGCCTGCTATTTCTGTCTGGGCGTATCTTCTGTTGGCATGGCCAAACAACAATACTACCGGCTTACCTATACGCTCACCATGCATGTAGCAGAAACCCTGAGCCGCAGAAACAGCAATATGATATTCTGCTATATTTCCGGTGCCGGCACAGACAGCTCAGAACAAGGACGCAGTGCCTGGGCCAGGGTAAAAGGTAAAACCGAAAACGACCTGCTGAAACTGCCGTTCAAAAAAGTGTATGCCTTCCGGCCCGGTTTTATCAAACCCACCAAAGGTTTAAAACATGGACATGCTTTTTACCGATACATCAACTGGCTCTTCCCGATAGGAAGAGCCCTTTTCCCCAGCGGTTTTTGTACGCTGGCAGAACTAGGGCGTGCTATGATCAATATAACCCTGTACGGCTACGGACGGCAGATCATCGAAGGAAAAGATATCATAGCGCTAGCCGGAACACCCATCTGA
- a CDS encoding GbsR/MarR family transcriptional regulator, which produces MEKYRDRIEKISIAMESLGLTPVAARVYIYLLLSEEHQATFEQIVDYFKVSKSAVSNALKMLESVKMIESKTIGGQRKRYFSANLQTILREEYMTARVKVFFDIMDDIRSIREVDDAFSKELEDVSMLYKMMMVEIPILLERWRRTVALNRKDK; this is translated from the coding sequence TTGGAAAAGTACAGAGACAGGATCGAAAAGATAAGTATCGCTATGGAGAGCCTGGGGCTGACCCCGGTGGCTGCGCGCGTGTATATCTATCTGTTGCTCAGTGAGGAACATCAGGCGACCTTTGAACAGATCGTCGATTATTTCAAAGTGAGCAAAAGTGCTGTTTCGAATGCTCTCAAAATGCTGGAGTCTGTAAAGATGATAGAGTCCAAAACCATTGGTGGGCAAAGAAAGCGATACTTTTCCGCCAACCTGCAGACTATCCTCCGGGAAGAATACATGACCGCCAGGGTAAAAGTATTTTTTGATATCATGGATGATATCAGGTCTATCCGGGAGGTAGATGATGCTTTCAGCAAAGAACTGGAAGATGTGTCTATGCTGTATAAGATGATGATGGTGGAAATTCCGATTTTGCTGGAAAGGTGGAGAAGGACCGTTGCTTTGAACAGAAAAGACAAATAG
- a CDS encoding ABC transporter ATP-binding protein produces the protein MNLIEVRNVNKYFFQPARLQVLTDVNFDIEQGKFISITGKSGSGKSTLLYLLSTMDTDFDGSIRINHEEMRGKKNGWLADFRNHHIGFVFQFHYLLPEFSVLRNVMLPALKLARYSPAEIEHRAMDILQLLDVSEQATKRASLLSGGQQQRVAIARALINEPLIIMGDEPTGNLDSHNAAIVFDLFRQLSAEKGQTILTVTHDEDFARRSDHIIHLVDGSIANGTSNSR, from the coding sequence ATGAACCTGATAGAAGTAAGGAACGTCAACAAGTATTTTTTTCAGCCGGCACGCTTACAGGTGCTGACGGATGTGAATTTTGATATAGAACAGGGAAAGTTTATTTCTATTACCGGCAAATCCGGCAGTGGCAAGTCCACCCTGTTATATCTGTTATCCACTATGGACACAGATTTTGATGGCAGTATCCGCATCAACCATGAAGAGATGCGTGGCAAGAAAAACGGATGGCTGGCCGATTTCAGGAACCACCATATTGGCTTTGTGTTTCAGTTTCATTATCTGCTGCCTGAGTTCAGTGTGCTCCGGAACGTGATGCTGCCGGCCCTCAAACTGGCCAGGTACAGCCCTGCAGAAATTGAGCATCGGGCTATGGACATCCTGCAGCTGCTGGACGTGTCAGAACAAGCCACCAAACGGGCTTCTCTCCTTTCCGGTGGCCAGCAGCAGCGGGTAGCCATTGCCCGTGCACTGATCAACGAGCCGCTGATCATCATGGGTGACGAGCCTACCGGTAATCTGGACAGTCATAACGCCGCTATCGTATTTGACCTCTTTAGACAATTATCTGCCGAAAAAGGACAAACCATACTCACTGTTACCCATGATGAAGATTTCGCGCGGCGTTCAGACCATATTATTCACCTGGTAGATGGCAGCATTGCGAATGGAACAAGTAACTCACGTTAA
- a CDS encoding LysR family transcriptional regulator → MLSTHHQVFIEVAREKSFSKASQTLFISQPAISKHVKYLEEYYRTRLFERKGIQISLTDAGSYLLKRLLQVENIQAETEFEMAAFSDKHQAKGVLKLGASTTVALYILPKVLSVFQQEYPQVEINLLNRNAEIVLEALLNQDINLGIIEGRGKLTNVVYHPFINDQVIAVCGRKSDFSKTRHYPLKAVLQMPVALRERGSGTLEALKYALQKNKTGINDLQVKARLGGTEALKNFLIESGCIGFLPKRSVLKELKQGDLTEIFFEGLHIERSFYFIQRKGETNELNKKLIRFARSIYNQ, encoded by the coding sequence ATGCTCTCTACGCACCATCAGGTCTTTATTGAAGTAGCCAGAGAGAAAAGTTTCTCCAAGGCCAGTCAGACGTTGTTTATATCGCAGCCAGCCATCAGCAAACATGTGAAGTACCTGGAAGAGTATTACAGGACCAGACTTTTTGAGCGCAAAGGCATACAGATTTCACTGACGGATGCCGGCAGTTATTTACTGAAGCGTTTGTTACAGGTAGAAAACATACAGGCGGAAACGGAGTTTGAGATGGCGGCCTTCAGTGACAAGCATCAGGCCAAAGGTGTGCTGAAACTGGGTGCCAGCACTACGGTGGCCTTGTATATTCTGCCCAAAGTGCTTTCCGTATTTCAGCAGGAATATCCGCAGGTGGAGATCAATCTGCTGAATCGCAATGCGGAAATTGTGCTGGAGGCATTGCTTAACCAGGATATCAACCTGGGTATTATTGAAGGCCGGGGAAAGCTGACGAATGTGGTGTACCATCCGTTTATCAACGACCAGGTGATTGCAGTTTGTGGGCGGAAAAGTGATTTTTCAAAGACCCGGCACTATCCTTTAAAAGCGGTACTGCAGATGCCGGTAGCCTTGCGGGAAAGAGGCAGCGGTACGCTGGAAGCACTGAAGTATGCTTTACAAAAAAACAAGACCGGCATCAACGATCTGCAGGTAAAAGCGCGGCTGGGTGGCACCGAAGCATTAAAGAACTTCCTGATAGAATCGGGCTGTATTGGTTTTCTGCCCAAACGTTCGGTGCTGAAGGAATTAAAACAGGGAGATCTTACGGAAATTTTCTTCGAAGGGTTGCATATAGAACGAAGTTTTTACTTCATTCAGCGTAAGGGAGAAACCAATGAACTGAATAAAAAACTGATTCGCTTCGCCAGAAGCATTTATAACCAATAG
- a CDS encoding Crp/Fnr family transcriptional regulator yields the protein MPHDPYHKIIAQLNALVHLDEEEQTQVRSSFEPVHFPRRTILVKEGSISRYMYFINSGYLRTYYVKEGLEVTNHINCPTGFITAFSSYITGTPSYEYLECITACELLRIPKEKLDALFVSNHKWAEAGRIINENVVLYNEQRTRDIISKTAEERYLQLLEEHPDYVHHVPLQYIASFIGVKPESLSRIRRTLQTQG from the coding sequence ATGCCGCACGATCCATATCATAAAATCATAGCGCAGTTAAATGCACTGGTTCACCTGGATGAAGAAGAACAGACACAAGTTCGTTCTTCCTTTGAACCAGTGCATTTTCCCAGGCGCACTATTCTTGTTAAAGAAGGCAGTATTTCCCGTTATATGTATTTTATCAATTCCGGCTACCTTCGCACGTATTATGTAAAAGAAGGGCTGGAAGTGACCAATCATATCAACTGTCCGACGGGCTTTATCACCGCTTTCAGCAGTTATATTACCGGCACACCTTCCTATGAATATCTCGAATGTATTACTGCCTGTGAACTGCTGCGTATCCCCAAAGAGAAGCTGGACGCGCTGTTTGTCAGCAATCACAAATGGGCAGAAGCAGGCCGTATCATTAACGAAAATGTTGTGCTGTATAACGAACAACGTACCCGCGATATCATCAGTAAAACTGCAGAAGAAAGATATCTCCAGCTGCTGGAAGAACATCCGGATTATGTTCATCATGTACCACTGCAATATATAGCCTCTTTTATCGGAGTGAAGCCTGAATCGCTCAGCCGTATCCGCCGGACCTTACAGACACAGGGCTAA